In the Arachis ipaensis cultivar K30076 chromosome B04, Araip1.1, whole genome shotgun sequence genome, CTTTACAGATACTTCTAATTACAATTCAAATGTGTTTTTAGAACTCTTTGGTCTTTATCATTCTATACTTAATAAATCTCATCAATCTAAGTAAACACCTCAAAACAAATACCAATAACTAAAATATAAGCTTTACTCATTTATATAGAATTATTTAAGTGTAAAATTTTataggttagtattttttttgtatGAGAGTCCTATTAAATAATACATATGTGATTAATTTGCCCATttacaaaatttttcaatttattcaatcaaaaataaaatccttactttaaaaaaaaaaaaaatcaatgtttttTAATCAAGCGAGAATATCAATTTGAGATAGAGCAAATGTCTGGTTTTGAATTTggacgaaagaaaagaagagaaaaaaacccAATTATTAATCTCAAAAAATGGGGAAAGAAAAACATTTTTCCAGGTAGTATatattaaattgaatttaaaactAACGAGCGGCGTCACAAACTCACCGAGTTGAAGAAGGGACAACAACCGCTGAAAGGGGAACCCCGCCACACGCGACGGAGATTTTTCCCCGAAAACTCAATTTCCCAAGCAGAAGATGGCGAAAGAAATTGAATCTCTGACAGAAGACGAAAGACGCGCACTTCGCGGAAGCAAATTCGCCCCTCTCCCTTCTCTTCCTCGCTCCAGTTCCCACTCCCAACCCAGGTTCTTCTCTTTTTTAGGGTTCATATTCAAAATTCAACACTTAAAATTAATCCATATTCTCTTCAAGTTTCGATATAATTGAATCAATTTTATTTGGTCTTGTGCGAAAATTCTTTGATTCCGTTTATAGGTTGGCACATCCCGGTGGACCATTGGCGACTAATAAAGCTGCGGCATTGGCGAAGTTTCTAGAGCGGAAGCTGAAGGAGCCTAATGGATTGGCTTCCATTAACCCTGATTTGCTTGAACTTGCTGTCAATAACGCCAAAAGGACCGTCTATGCAAGTAACAATAAGTCAATAACACTTACAATGC is a window encoding:
- the LOC107639070 gene encoding uncharacterized protein LOC107639070 (The sequence of the model RefSeq protein was modified relative to this genomic sequence to represent the inferred CDS: added 78 bases not found in genome assembly), coding for MAKEIESLTEDERRALRGSKFAPLPSLPRSSSHSQPRLAHPGGPLATNKAAALAKFLERKLKEPNGLASINPDLLELAVNNAKRTVYASGTSNPERSVRHVDSFGDSDSKDSSDEEQNEISKVKEHKKMKKKTKKKDKQKKKKKKRKGAEDPGCAVVKKPKQKFKF